The following are from one region of the Quercus robur chromosome 1, dhQueRobu3.1, whole genome shotgun sequence genome:
- the LOC126718083 gene encoding uncharacterized protein LOC126718083, protein MSTTPKSSSSSSSFPYQKFACILVQGSRMALEWYVFNISDDVEHNQAPPPPGPSPFLQAIFHPNSHQQPNIKPAVIVPSGRKCSVLGSNNTLYHIAGRDYCASGRDDLVSRFDLTNTKKSRQEFLPPMPYGVSSAHALFLGNKLYCLGGYQENNPWAMAYDLSLDRWDSLVDPPRRPKNIDNSFSVALEVPTPTIVVGSTLQSSPLQIYDVHTKCWRRHEFINKDGFYLFPRGQPVAVDSKFYWYEFNYQCLAAFDVVTNEWSLAYVPIHDSHECLLDGEIDSPPRLAHLAGDDFCLFWESPCQHYEPGAPRDSVTSRLHCLKFRISKVHPKQGSTFRLDASILSCQSYVVPWVKLFLDGFVGDGHLDLGYNCLKV, encoded by the exons ATGTCGACAACACCGAAATCATCGTCCTCTTCGTCTTCTTTTCCATACCAGAAATTTGCTTGTATTCTCGTACAAGGTTCTCGTATGGCTTTGGAGTGGTATGTCTTTAACATCTCCGATGATGTTGAGCACAATcaggctcctcctcctcctgGTCCTAGTCCGTTTCTACAAGCAATATTTCATCCAAACTCCCACCAGCAGCCGAATATCAAACCCGCAGTGATTGTACCTTCAGGAAGGAAGTGTTCCGTTTTAGGATCCAACAACACTTTATACCATATAGCTGGCCGCGATTATTGTGCTTCTGGACGCGACGATTTAGTGTCTCGCTTTGACCTTACCAATACCAAAAAATCTAGGCAAGAGTTTCTTCCTCCAATGCCTTATGGCGTGTCATCAGCGCATGCCCTCTTTCTTGGCAACAAGCTTTATTGCCTAGGTGGTTATCAAGAAAACAATCCCTGGGCCATGGCTTACGACTTGAGTCTTGATAGATGGGATTCTCTAGTGGATCCTCCTCGCCGTCccaaaaatattgataatagtTTTTCAGTGGCTTTAGAGGTCCCAACCCCAACTATTGTGGTGGGTTCAACTTTGCAGTCTTCTCCTCTCCAAATCTATGATGTGCATACCAAGTGTTGGAGACGACATGAGTTTATAAACAAGGATGGCTTTTATCTTTTCCCTCGGGGACAACCTGTGGCTGTTGATAGCAAGTTTTATTGGTATGAATTCAACTATCAATGCCTAGCTGCATTTGATGTGGTCACAAACGAGTGGTCATTGGCCTATGTCCCTATACATGACAGTCATGAATGTCTATTGGATGGAGAGATCGATTCACCTCCGCGCTTGGCTCATCTAGCCGGTGATGATTTCTGCTTGTTTTGGGAATCCCCCTGCCAGCATTACGAACCTGGTGCCCCTCGTGACAGCGTCACATCTCGCCTTCACTGCCTGAAGTTTCGTATTTCCAAAGTTCACCCAAAGCAAGGATCAACTTTTCGCTTGGATGCCTCTATCCTGTCATGCCAATCCTACGTTGTGCCTTGGGTAAAGCTCTTTCTTGATGGCTTCGTGGG GGACGGTCATTTGGATTTGGGATACAACTGCTTGAAAGTTTGA